In the genome of Hymenobacter cellulosivorans, one region contains:
- the trpA gene encoding tryptophan synthase subunit alpha: MPNRIQEAFAKKGQNLLNVYFTAGYPKLHDTIPLIEALTEAGADLIEIGMPFSDPLADGPVIQQSSSVALANGMNLYVLFDQLKEVRAKVPDTPLLLMGYLNPIMQFGMEKFCQAAAEAGVDGLILPDLPLVEYEQEYQSIFKKYNLQPVFLITPQTAPQRIQHMDTLTDAFLYLVSGPGTTGGANTQAEGVQEAYFERIAGMNLRNPRLIGFGIGDKASFKRAASHAHGAIIGSAFIRALEDAPDAPAAAKQFVSSILH; encoded by the coding sequence ATGCCCAACCGTATTCAAGAAGCCTTTGCCAAAAAAGGCCAGAACCTGCTCAACGTCTACTTCACGGCTGGCTACCCCAAGCTGCACGACACCATTCCGCTGATTGAGGCTCTGACTGAAGCCGGCGCCGACCTTATCGAAATCGGGATGCCATTCTCCGACCCGTTGGCCGATGGCCCGGTGATTCAGCAGAGCAGCTCGGTGGCGCTGGCCAACGGCATGAACCTTTATGTGCTGTTTGACCAGCTCAAGGAAGTGCGCGCCAAGGTGCCTGATACCCCGCTGCTGCTCATGGGCTACCTCAACCCGATTATGCAGTTTGGTATGGAGAAATTCTGCCAAGCCGCGGCCGAAGCCGGCGTCGACGGCCTGATTTTGCCCGACCTGCCGCTGGTGGAGTACGAGCAGGAGTACCAGTCGATTTTCAAGAAGTACAACCTGCAGCCCGTCTTCCTGATTACGCCCCAGACCGCGCCGCAGCGAATCCAGCACATGGACACGCTCACCGACGCTTTCCTGTACTTGGTGTCGGGTCCCGGTACCACAGGTGGGGCCAACACTCAGGCTGAGGGCGTGCAGGAAGCCTATTTCGAGCGGATTGCCGGTATGAACCTGCGCAATCCCCGTCTCATCGGCTTCGGCATCGGCGACAAAGCCTCGTTCAAGCGGGCTGCCAGCCACGCCCACGGCGCCATTATCGGCTCGGCCTTTATCCGGGCCCTGGAAGATGCCCCCGATGCCCCCGCTGCGGCTAAGCAGTTCGTTTCTTCTATTCTCCACTGA
- the aroF gene encoding 3-deoxy-7-phosphoheptulonate synthase produces the protein MIIQLEKNISAEQKADIIARVKDAKFKVTEVDTQRASYLVGTGKAEVDLRTLGQLPGILDIHRVSDEYKLVSRKWRVRPTVLDLGDGVRIGEGSLSIAAGPCSIESEAQMEKIMQHLVDNDVRLMRGGVFKPRSSPYSFRGLGMEGLKLFHQMARARGIKIVTEVMQVSQVEEMHDYVDVFQVGARNTQNFNLLDALGGVDKPVLIKRGISGTIEELLSSAEYVFSGGNEKLILCERGIRTFETASRNTLDLNAVPILKEKTHLPVVVDPSHGIGIRDYVPTMALAGVMAGADGILYEAHEKPEEAASDGAQTLNFQESERLIRNLRKVYALRQELE, from the coding sequence ATGATAATTCAACTCGAAAAGAACATTTCGGCCGAACAGAAAGCCGACATCATTGCCCGCGTCAAGGACGCCAAGTTCAAGGTTACCGAAGTCGACACCCAGCGGGCCAGCTACCTGGTGGGCACCGGCAAGGCCGAGGTGGACCTACGCACCCTGGGCCAGCTGCCCGGCATCCTGGACATTCACCGCGTGTCGGACGAGTACAAGCTGGTGAGCCGCAAGTGGCGGGTGCGCCCCACCGTGCTCGACCTCGGTGACGGAGTCCGCATCGGGGAGGGGAGCCTGAGCATTGCCGCCGGCCCCTGCAGCATCGAGAGTGAGGCCCAGATGGAGAAAATCATGCAGCACCTCGTCGACAACGACGTGCGCCTGATGCGCGGGGGGGTGTTCAAGCCCCGCTCGTCGCCCTACTCGTTTCGCGGCCTGGGCATGGAAGGGCTGAAGCTGTTTCACCAGATGGCCCGGGCCCGCGGCATCAAAATCGTGACTGAGGTTATGCAGGTGTCGCAGGTGGAGGAAATGCACGACTACGTGGACGTGTTCCAAGTGGGCGCCCGCAACACCCAGAACTTCAACCTGCTCGACGCCCTAGGCGGGGTAGATAAGCCCGTGCTCATCAAGCGCGGCATTTCGGGCACGATTGAGGAGCTCTTGTCGTCGGCGGAGTACGTGTTTTCGGGCGGCAACGAGAAGCTGATCCTCTGCGAACGGGGCATCCGCACCTTCGAAACGGCTTCGCGCAATACCCTCGACCTGAACGCCGTACCCATTCTGAAGGAGAAAACCCACCTGCCCGTGGTAGTCGACCCCTCCCACGGCATCGGCATCCGCGACTATGTACCCACCATGGCGTTGGCCGGGGTAATGGCCGGCGCCGACGGCATCCTCTACGAAGCCCACGAAAAGCCCGAGGAAGCCGCGTCCGACGGGGCCCAGACCCTGAACTTCCAGGAGTCGGAGCGCCTGATCCGCAACCTGCGCAAAGTATACGCCCTGCGCCAGGAGCTGGAGTAG
- a CDS encoding helix-turn-helix domain-containing protein: MPFTFSVYSGLLLPFFVQGVVVSGVLLRRRRRYGSAADAWLAVLLLLHTLRLAQWMLGFAGWYDSHDAFSTFMFYFPFSNRLAVGPVLYFYFRSLTNQEFRFSRRQWWHLAPALAYLALRLGVLLYDIGLWHGLRGQPLPAHFGTKGPLAQQLDEVPLEYVVEVGAYLLIGAYALRTLREYRAYARYLNDNFSDTDQIRFRWLRNVLVAVLIGTGVSLAFAITNSFVTPLSYYQAWYDYFFTGLLIYYLSIAGLLTGHQLAGLHFQPPAETSVLLPKSEPEAVPEPVLIAPPQQLVVTENPERAATATTVAPKAAVTPGADAELTRWTTRLLAHMAEARPYLAPELTLGELAAQLRTNTSWLSRVINAGCGQNFNDFINEYRVREAEARLQDPRFRHYTLLAVALEAGFNSKSTFNRVFKKLRGITPGEVARPE, encoded by the coding sequence ATGCCCTTCACTTTCAGCGTCTACAGTGGATTGCTGCTGCCGTTTTTCGTGCAGGGCGTGGTGGTAAGCGGGGTGCTGCTCAGGCGCAGGCGGCGCTACGGCAGCGCGGCCGATGCTTGGCTGGCCGTGCTGCTGCTGCTACACACGTTGCGGCTGGCCCAGTGGATGTTGGGCTTCGCGGGTTGGTACGACTCGCACGACGCCTTTTCCACCTTTATGTTTTACTTCCCATTCAGCAACCGGCTGGCGGTGGGGCCGGTGCTGTACTTCTATTTCCGCAGCCTGACCAATCAGGAATTCCGATTCTCGCGGCGGCAGTGGTGGCATCTGGCCCCGGCTCTGGCGTATCTGGCGCTGCGGCTTGGGGTGTTGCTCTACGACATTGGCCTGTGGCATGGCTTGCGGGGGCAGCCGCTGCCGGCTCACTTCGGCACCAAAGGCCCTCTGGCCCAGCAGCTCGACGAAGTACCGCTGGAGTACGTTGTTGAGGTTGGTGCGTACCTGCTCATCGGCGCTTATGCCCTGCGGACCCTGCGCGAGTACCGCGCCTACGCCCGCTACCTCAACGACAACTTCTCCGACACCGATCAGATCCGGTTCCGTTGGCTGCGCAACGTACTGGTGGCCGTGCTAATTGGTACCGGCGTAAGCCTGGCCTTTGCCATTACCAATAGCTTCGTAACTCCGCTCAGCTACTACCAGGCCTGGTACGACTACTTTTTCACCGGCTTGCTGATTTATTACCTCAGCATTGCCGGCCTGCTCACCGGCCACCAACTGGCCGGCCTCCACTTTCAGCCCCCCGCCGAAACCTCGGTTCTACTACCAAAATCGGAACCTGAGGCAGTCCCTGAGCCGGTGCTGATTGCGCCACCCCAGCAGCTGGTGGTAACCGAAAATCCCGAACGGGCCGCTACCGCTACTACTGTTGCCCCCAAAGCAGCCGTAACGCCCGGGGCCGATGCTGAGCTGACCCGCTGGACCACCCGCCTGTTGGCTCACATGGCTGAGGCCCGGCCATATCTGGCGCCCGAGCTGACGTTGGGCGAGCTGGCGGCTCAGTTGCGGACCAATACCTCCTGGTTGTCGCGGGTCATTAACGCCGGCTGTGGGCAGAACTTCAACGACTTCATCAACGAGTACCGGGTGCGGGAGGCAGAAGCCCGGCTGCAGGACCCGCGCTTCCGCCATTATACCTTACTGGCCGTAGCCCTGGAAGCCGGGTTTAACTCGAAGTCAACGTTTAACCGCGTGTTCAAAAAGCTGCGCGGCATTACCCCCGGCGAGGTGGCGCGGCCGGAATAG